One Vibrio penaeicida DNA segment encodes these proteins:
- a CDS encoding bifunctional 2-methylcitrate dehydratase/aconitate hydratase, translated as MTQNVEVNERPAPDDLLAQIAEYVSNTNIQSEEAYNTARNCLMDTLGCGLLALRFPECTKHLGPLVPGTTVRHGARVPGTSHELDPITAAFNIGCVIRWLDFNDTWLAAEWGHPSDNLGGILATADYLSQVAVAEGKAPLTMKDVLTAMIKAHEIQGVLALENSYNRVGLDHVLLVRVASTAVVTKMLGGNKEQIIDAVSQAWVDGCALRTYRHAPNAGSRKSWAAGDATSRAVRLAMITMKGEMGLPSVLTAPKWGYYDVLFNGEQFKVNQPFESYVMENVLFKISFPAEFHSQTAVECAVALHNEVKDRIDQITRIEVTTHESAIRIISKSGKLANPADRDHCLQYMIAVPLIYGDLVAEHYEDGFHNGDPRIDALREKMMIIEDSRYSREYLESDKRSIANAIQVFFDDGSSTEKIEIEYPIGHRRRREEGIPVLEQKFLRNLQTRFPVMRSQQVFDLCIDQQALERTPVHEFMSLFTIN; from the coding sequence ATGACACAAAATGTAGAAGTCAATGAACGCCCAGCACCTGATGACCTGCTTGCTCAAATAGCGGAATACGTCAGCAATACCAATATTCAGTCGGAAGAAGCGTACAACACAGCCCGGAATTGTTTAATGGATACGCTGGGTTGCGGGTTACTGGCGCTTAGATTCCCAGAGTGTACGAAACATCTTGGTCCACTCGTGCCGGGCACAACCGTCAGGCATGGTGCGCGAGTTCCGGGTACTAGCCATGAATTAGATCCAATCACTGCTGCTTTTAATATTGGTTGTGTGATTCGTTGGTTGGACTTTAATGACACATGGTTGGCAGCGGAGTGGGGGCACCCGTCAGACAATCTAGGTGGGATCTTGGCTACCGCCGATTATCTAAGCCAAGTTGCTGTAGCTGAGGGGAAAGCGCCTCTCACTATGAAAGATGTTCTGACTGCCATGATCAAAGCCCACGAGATTCAAGGTGTGTTAGCACTTGAAAACTCATACAACCGAGTTGGGTTGGACCATGTCTTGTTGGTGCGAGTTGCATCTACTGCGGTTGTTACCAAAATGCTTGGAGGCAACAAAGAGCAAATTATAGATGCTGTCTCCCAAGCTTGGGTCGATGGTTGCGCGCTAAGAACGTATCGGCATGCCCCTAATGCTGGTTCACGAAAATCGTGGGCGGCTGGGGATGCGACTTCACGTGCGGTTCGACTTGCGATGATCACGATGAAAGGTGAAATGGGCTTGCCGTCTGTGTTAACGGCTCCTAAGTGGGGATACTATGACGTACTTTTCAATGGTGAACAATTCAAAGTGAATCAGCCATTTGAAAGCTACGTGATGGAAAATGTCTTATTTAAGATATCTTTCCCAGCAGAGTTCCATTCACAAACCGCTGTGGAATGCGCAGTGGCGCTTCACAATGAAGTTAAAGATAGAATCGACCAGATCACCAGAATTGAAGTGACGACCCATGAATCTGCGATTCGTATTATTTCCAAATCCGGTAAGTTGGCGAATCCTGCTGATAGGGATCATTGTTTGCAATACATGATTGCTGTTCCATTGATTTACGGAGATTTGGTGGCAGAGCATTATGAAGATGGTTTCCACAATGGCGATCCGCGCATCGATGCACTGAGAGAGAAAATGATGATTATTGAAGACTCGCGGTATAGCCGAGAGTATTTGGAATCGGATAAGCGTTCAATTGCCAATGCGATCCAAGTCTTTTTTGATGATGGCTCGTCGACTGAGAAGATCGAAATTGAATACCCGATTGGTCATCGCCGCCGACGTGAAGAAGGTATTCCAGTACTGGAGCAAAAATTCCTTCGAAATCTACAAACCCGTTTCCCTGTGATGCGTTCTCAGCAAGTCTTTGATTTATGTATAGACCAACAAGCACTTGAGCGCACGCCTGTTCACGAGTTCATGAGTTTGTTTACTATCAATTAA
- the prpC gene encoding bifunctional 2-methylcitrate synthase/citrate synthase, which yields MTDKPLGGAGLRGQSAGSTALCTVGKSGTGLTYRGYDITDLANHAEFEEVAYLLLRGKLPNQRELDEYKLTLKRLRGLPEPLKHALELLPSTAHPMDVMRTGCSVLGNLETEESFEDQLAATERMLALFPAIICYWYRFSHDGVRIDTDDEGEDSIGGYFLKLLSDDPVSELHKKVMHCSLILYAEHEFNASTFTARVCASTLSDIHSCVTGAIGTLRGPLHGGANEAAMAMIENWTSVEEAERETLGMLERKEKIMGFGHAIYRESDPRNALIKAWSKTLSDSVGDTHLYAVSERVESVMKREKDLFCNADFFHASAYHFMNIPTKLFTPIFVMSRLTGWCAHIFEQRENNRIIRPSADYTGPEHQDWLPIDKRL from the coding sequence ATGACAGATAAACCACTTGGTGGTGCAGGGCTGCGCGGGCAAAGCGCAGGTTCAACAGCACTATGTACCGTAGGAAAAAGCGGAACGGGGCTGACCTATCGTGGATACGACATTACGGATTTAGCGAATCATGCTGAGTTTGAAGAAGTCGCTTATTTGCTGCTGCGGGGAAAACTGCCAAACCAACGAGAGTTAGATGAATATAAGTTAACCTTAAAGCGTTTAAGAGGGTTGCCGGAACCGTTAAAACACGCTCTGGAATTGCTACCTTCAACGGCGCACCCAATGGACGTAATGAGAACAGGTTGTTCAGTTCTTGGGAACTTAGAAACAGAAGAGTCCTTTGAAGATCAACTTGCTGCTACAGAACGAATGTTGGCTTTGTTTCCGGCGATTATTTGCTATTGGTATCGCTTCTCGCACGATGGCGTTCGGATTGATACGGATGATGAGGGTGAAGACAGCATTGGCGGCTACTTCCTAAAATTGTTATCGGACGACCCCGTTTCTGAACTCCATAAAAAGGTGATGCACTGTTCTCTGATCTTATACGCGGAACATGAATTTAATGCCTCTACATTCACCGCTCGCGTATGTGCCTCCACACTTTCAGATATTCATTCCTGTGTGACTGGCGCAATTGGAACATTGCGTGGTCCATTGCATGGCGGTGCAAATGAAGCGGCGATGGCGATGATTGAGAATTGGACATCAGTAGAAGAAGCGGAACGCGAGACGCTGGGCATGTTAGAGCGTAAAGAGAAGATCATGGGTTTTGGTCATGCTATCTATCGTGAAAGTGACCCTCGAAATGCATTGATAAAAGCATGGTCAAAAACGCTATCTGATTCCGTTGGCGATACCCACCTTTATGCCGTAAGCGAGCGAGTCGAATCGGTCATGAAGCGTGAGAAAGATTTGTTTTGTAACGCGGATTTCTTCCACGCTTCGGCATACCACTTTATGAACATTCCCACCAAATTATTTACGCCTATTTTTGTGATGAGTCGCTTAACTGGCTGGTGTGCTCATATTTTTGAGCAAAGAGAAAACAATCGAATCATCCGACCCAGCGCCGATTACACAGGTCCAGAACACCAAGATTGGCTGCCAATCGATAAACGTCTATAG
- a CDS encoding GntR family transcriptional regulator has translation MSVVTPEKEATKSENLTSSLVEAIVEGHIIPGSKISEPELAKRFNVSRGPLREAIMRLEGLGLIERIPHVGARVIEISLTHLSELYAVREALEGMAARLAARYITDEEIEGLSQLLSTHSDHIEQVEGSSYFHQHGDFDFHYRIIKASRNSKLVTLLCDELYHLLRMYRYQSPRSHSRPEQALEEHKFILKAIQNRDEELAEMLMRRHISCSRQLIEQQIQQESDA, from the coding sequence ATGTCTGTAGTCACACCTGAGAAAGAAGCGACAAAATCAGAAAACCTCACCAGTAGCTTGGTAGAAGCGATTGTGGAAGGGCACATCATTCCCGGAAGCAAAATCTCTGAGCCAGAGTTAGCAAAACGATTTAATGTAAGCCGAGGGCCGTTAAGAGAAGCGATAATGCGCCTAGAAGGACTTGGGCTGATTGAACGGATCCCGCATGTTGGTGCCCGCGTTATCGAAATATCGTTAACTCACCTATCTGAATTATATGCCGTGCGTGAAGCTTTAGAAGGTATGGCGGCGAGGTTAGCAGCGAGATACATCACCGATGAAGAAATCGAAGGGTTGAGTCAGTTATTGTCGACACATTCAGATCATATCGAACAGGTAGAGGGTTCTTCTTACTTCCACCAACACGGTGATTTCGACTTCCATTACCGAATTATTAAAGCCAGCCGAAACAGCAAGCTGGTCACCTTATTATGCGATGAGTTGTATCACCTACTTCGAATGTATCGATATCAGTCTCCACGCTCGCATTCTCGCCCCGAGCAAGCGCTGGAAGAACATAAATTCATACTCAAAGCCATTCAAAATCGAGACGAAGAGTTAGCGGAAATGTTGATGAGAAGACACATCTCGTGCAGCCGCCAGCTTATCGAACAACAAATTCAACAGGAGAGTGACGCATGA
- a CDS encoding response regulator, with the protein MVASTKVMIIEDDEGIAEVHHRYLNQIGGFDVVAIATSQSEAEMQLDLLQPDLVILDVYLPDGNGLEILSQVRQQKQHCDVILVTAARDVDTLQEAMRGGVVDYLLKPVIFSRLEAALKKYQAQKQELETVSDLDQKLVDKMLQASTSQEPSTNRLPKGIDGVTLDKIRQLFGGDSQFTADEAGIKIGASRTTARRYLEYLISSGEIEADVHYGSVGRPERTYRRIFR; encoded by the coding sequence ATGGTGGCAAGTACAAAAGTGATGATCATCGAGGACGATGAAGGTATCGCTGAAGTACATCACAGATATCTTAATCAGATTGGTGGGTTTGATGTGGTCGCGATCGCCACCTCCCAATCTGAAGCGGAAATGCAGTTGGATCTGCTTCAACCGGATCTTGTGATACTTGATGTCTACCTACCAGATGGAAATGGGCTTGAAATCCTCAGTCAAGTACGGCAACAAAAACAGCACTGCGATGTGATTTTGGTAACCGCAGCACGCGATGTTGATACGCTGCAAGAAGCCATGCGAGGTGGGGTGGTGGATTACTTATTGAAGCCTGTCATTTTTTCACGACTTGAAGCGGCGTTAAAAAAATATCAAGCGCAGAAACAAGAGCTGGAAACCGTATCGGATTTGGACCAGAAACTGGTCGATAAAATGTTGCAAGCATCAACGTCGCAAGAGCCTTCAACAAACCGATTACCCAAAGGTATTGATGGTGTAACACTCGATAAGATCCGCCAGCTTTTTGGGGGGGATTCACAATTCACCGCCGACGAAGCTGGCATTAAAATTGGTGCAAGCCGAACAACGGCAAGGCGTTACCTTGAGTATTTAATTAGTTCCGGTGAAATTGAAGCGGATGTTCATTACGGGTCTGTGGGGCGACCTGAACGCACTTATCGCAGAATCTTCCGTTAA
- a CDS encoding tripartite tricarboxylate transporter permease, giving the protein MLDGILAGLSTAVMPMNIMMVIVGCFVGTFIGMLPGLGPISAIALMIPISYGLDPASGLILMAGVYYGAVFGGSTSSILINAPGCSSTVVTAFDGYPMAQKGQAGKALALAAYSSFTGGTLSAIMLLVAAPALASVSLSFQSSDYFALMLLGLSAVAAFAGKGQVLKAWMMTILGLMLSTVGIDKGVGVERFTFGLTDLMDGFSFLLLAMATFALGETLMGILKPQQDTRGDESNKLNNLGSMKVTKEEVKEVAPVSLRSSVLGFFTGVLPGAGATIAAFLSYGMERNLAPKEKREEFGKGSIRGLVAPESANNAASSGSFVPLLTLGIPGSGTTAIMLGALIAYGIQPGPRLFVDHPDVFWSVIISMYFGNIVLVILNLPLIPYISKLLMVPRTVLLPMILFFSITGVYLVSFNTMDVFIMLLVAMAAIALRLANFPLAPLLLGFILGGLMEENLRRALMISDGELSFLWERPITGVFGALAVAVLLSPIIAKLFGYLKQRNSANPSHQD; this is encoded by the coding sequence ATGTTAGATGGAATATTAGCGGGTCTATCTACCGCCGTAATGCCGATGAATATCATGATGGTGATCGTCGGTTGTTTTGTAGGAACCTTTATTGGCATGTTGCCGGGATTAGGTCCTATTTCTGCAATCGCATTGATGATCCCCATCAGCTATGGTTTAGACCCAGCTTCTGGTCTTATTCTTATGGCCGGTGTTTATTATGGTGCTGTCTTTGGTGGATCCACATCCTCTATTTTAATCAACGCTCCGGGCTGCTCTTCAACGGTTGTTACCGCATTTGATGGCTACCCAATGGCACAAAAAGGTCAGGCTGGTAAGGCTCTGGCACTCGCCGCTTACTCATCGTTTACTGGTGGTACGCTATCAGCAATTATGCTTTTGGTTGCCGCTCCTGCTCTAGCAAGCGTGTCTTTGAGCTTTCAGTCTTCAGACTATTTCGCTTTAATGCTTCTTGGTTTGTCTGCGGTAGCTGCCTTTGCAGGTAAAGGCCAAGTATTGAAAGCTTGGATGATGACGATTCTGGGATTAATGCTATCTACAGTTGGTATCGATAAAGGTGTTGGTGTAGAACGCTTTACGTTTGGTTTGACGGATCTCATGGACGGCTTTAGCTTCCTACTGCTTGCTATGGCGACGTTCGCCCTAGGTGAAACATTAATGGGGATTTTGAAACCGCAACAAGATACTCGAGGCGATGAAAGCAACAAGCTCAATAATTTAGGTAGCATGAAGGTAACAAAAGAAGAAGTGAAAGAGGTCGCTCCTGTTTCTCTACGTTCTTCTGTCCTTGGCTTCTTTACTGGCGTGCTTCCAGGCGCGGGCGCAACAATTGCTGCATTCCTAAGTTATGGTATGGAACGTAACTTGGCACCAAAAGAGAAACGCGAAGAATTTGGTAAAGGTAGCATCCGAGGTTTGGTTGCGCCTGAGTCGGCGAATAATGCAGCATCTAGCGGCTCGTTTGTTCCCCTTCTTACTTTGGGTATTCCGGGCTCAGGAACTACCGCCATCATGCTTGGTGCCCTGATTGCTTACGGCATTCAGCCAGGTCCTCGCCTGTTTGTGGATCATCCAGACGTATTCTGGTCGGTTATCATCTCCATGTACTTTGGTAACATTGTATTGGTTATCTTAAATCTACCGCTGATCCCATATATCTCGAAGCTACTTATGGTGCCTCGCACCGTACTTCTTCCAATGATTTTGTTCTTCTCAATCACTGGGGTGTACTTGGTATCGTTCAATACGATGGATGTGTTCATCATGTTGCTTGTCGCCATGGCAGCGATTGCGCTTAGGTTGGCTAATTTCCCCCTCGCCCCATTATTACTCGGATTTATTCTGGGCGGGCTGATGGAAGAAAACCTTCGCCGAGCCTTAATGATCAGCGACGGTGAACTGAGCTTTTTATGGGAAAGACCTATAACGGGAGTATTCGGTGCGCTGGCTGTTGCTGTCCTTCTAAGCCCTATAATTGCTAAGCTTTTTGGATATTTAAAGCAACGCAATTCAGCAAACCCGAGTCACCAAGATTAG
- a CDS encoding tripartite tricarboxylate transporter TctB family protein: protein MSVKPTNLFCRDRVGAMIFLVVCLCYGYQTTQIPLFPGDEYEPFTARTLPTLLTVVGVILSLMLLVTARPDEENGSLLGFDWKLLIGFLILMAMYGVGLTYVGFVLATGFFLMIGFYMLGERKKSILFGASFPFVIAFYLLLTQGLDIYLEPGILFSIW from the coding sequence ATGTCTGTTAAGCCCACCAACTTATTTTGTCGTGACCGCGTGGGCGCGATGATATTTCTCGTCGTCTGCTTATGTTACGGCTATCAAACCACGCAAATCCCTCTATTCCCAGGGGATGAATACGAACCCTTTACTGCTCGAACACTCCCAACATTACTTACCGTCGTCGGCGTTATTCTTTCTTTGATGCTGCTTGTAACTGCTCGCCCTGATGAAGAAAACGGTTCGCTGCTGGGTTTCGACTGGAAATTGCTCATCGGCTTTTTGATATTAATGGCAATGTACGGCGTTGGGCTCACTTACGTTGGCTTTGTATTAGCAACGGGGTTCTTCTTAATGATCGGGTTCTACATGCTTGGAGAGCGTAAGAAATCTATCTTATTTGGCGCTTCTTTCCCGTTTGTTATCGCTTTCTATTTACTACTGACTCAGGGTTTAGATATCTATCTAGAACCCGGTATTTTGTTCTCTATCTGGTAG
- the prpB gene encoding methylisocitrate lyase, with translation MTASKVSPGKKFCLAVENHHPLQIVGTINAYCAMMAKNTGHQAIYLSGGGIANASYGLPDLGITTLNDVLVDVERVTNACDLPLLVDIDTGFGGAFNIARTVKSIEKAGAAAVHMEDQVAQKRCGHRPNKAIVSTQEMTDRIKAAVDAKSDSDFVLMARTDALAVEGMESAIERCIAYVESGADMLFPEAFVELNQYQRLSDALTHHFGYKVPILANITEFGQTPLYKGEELAEHSVDMVLYPLSAFRAMNKAAEMVYSHLLHEGNQEALVDQMQTRKELYQHLNYHDYEDKLDELFADKT, from the coding sequence ATGACGGCAAGTAAGGTCTCACCAGGGAAGAAGTTTTGCTTAGCGGTAGAAAATCATCATCCACTGCAAATTGTCGGTACCATCAATGCGTATTGCGCCATGATGGCAAAAAATACCGGTCATCAGGCGATTTATTTGTCTGGCGGTGGCATTGCCAATGCTTCTTATGGTTTACCCGATCTTGGTATCACCACACTCAATGATGTGCTGGTGGATGTGGAGCGAGTCACCAACGCTTGCGATTTGCCTTTGTTGGTGGATATCGATACCGGTTTTGGCGGGGCATTTAATATCGCTCGTACCGTTAAATCGATAGAGAAAGCCGGCGCAGCAGCAGTTCATATGGAAGACCAAGTCGCTCAAAAACGATGCGGTCACCGACCAAATAAAGCCATCGTATCCACGCAAGAAATGACCGACCGAATTAAAGCGGCTGTGGATGCAAAAAGCGACAGCGATTTTGTATTGATGGCGAGAACGGACGCGTTGGCTGTAGAAGGCATGGAGAGTGCCATAGAACGCTGTATTGCGTACGTTGAGTCGGGTGCTGACATGCTGTTCCCGGAAGCTTTTGTCGAACTGAATCAATACCAAAGGCTGTCTGATGCACTAACGCACCATTTTGGCTACAAGGTGCCAATACTGGCCAATATAACCGAATTTGGACAAACACCGCTTTATAAGGGAGAAGAGCTTGCGGAGCATTCTGTGGATATGGTGCTTTACCCTCTCAGCGCCTTCCGCGCCATGAATAAAGCCGCAGAAATGGTCTATTCCCATCTATTACATGAAGGCAACCAAGAAGCATTGGTTGACCAAATGCAAACCCGAAAAGAGTTATATCAACACCTAAATTACCACGACTATGAGGACAAACTCGACGAGTTGTTCGCCGACAAAACATAG
- a CDS encoding ABC transporter substrate-binding protein — protein sequence MRKIFLLLMTMLFASNSIAKELVFIHSYHFEYPWVAEYREGFHSEIGDMNVHNFQMDTKRKPANQFPAIADEAWEFIQQHDPDIVVVSDDNALKYLGPRLIENNIPTFFLGINANPRNYVPITPSISGVLERPLMKRSVYMISKVLPDVAKIRVLMDGAATSHAILETSFNNKLSQSINGITVHTSLIQNYESWESNILETKQQGYDAIIIANYAALKDKSGKHYSLDEVSSWTSENSPIPVFAFWSYSVGKGKAIGGLSISALEQGIEVAKLINQFVASGEMPTITTPKKGSFIFSKKELKRWELSVPSDIEKKAEMRD from the coding sequence ATGAGAAAAATTTTTTTGCTGCTAATGACCATGCTATTTGCAAGTAATAGCATTGCTAAAGAACTTGTTTTTATTCATAGCTACCATTTTGAATATCCCTGGGTTGCGGAGTATAGAGAAGGCTTTCACAGCGAAATTGGGGATATGAACGTTCATAATTTCCAAATGGATACCAAACGCAAGCCAGCGAACCAGTTCCCAGCGATAGCTGATGAAGCGTGGGAGTTTATCCAACAGCACGACCCAGACATTGTGGTGGTTTCTGACGATAATGCCCTCAAATACCTAGGTCCTCGTTTAATAGAAAACAATATTCCCACTTTCTTTTTAGGCATCAATGCCAACCCTCGGAATTATGTACCAATTACTCCAAGTATTTCTGGCGTGTTAGAGCGACCGCTGATGAAGCGCTCCGTATATATGATCAGTAAAGTGTTACCCGACGTCGCTAAAATTCGTGTATTAATGGATGGTGCTGCTACGTCTCATGCCATTCTCGAAACCTCGTTCAATAATAAACTTTCTCAAAGCATCAATGGTATTACCGTTCATACTAGCTTGATTCAGAATTACGAAAGCTGGGAAAGTAATATTTTAGAAACCAAACAACAAGGTTACGATGCCATTATCATTGCCAATTATGCTGCTCTTAAAGATAAATCTGGCAAACACTACTCATTGGATGAAGTAAGTTCTTGGACAAGTGAAAATTCTCCCATTCCCGTGTTTGCTTTTTGGTCATATTCCGTCGGTAAAGGAAAGGCAATAGGGGGGCTAAGTATCAGTGCCCTTGAACAAGGAATAGAAGTAGCAAAACTTATTAATCAGTTTGTAGCTTCTGGAGAAATGCCGACGATAACGACACCGAAAAAAGGGTCATTTATATTCAGTAAGAAAGAGTTGAAACGTTGGGAATTAAGTGTGCCTAGCGATATTGAAAAAAAGGCTGAAATGCGTGATTGA
- a CDS encoding tripartite tricarboxylate transporter substrate binding protein — MIKVLKPTLAAAVIAASFSFSAFAADMEKIHFLIPGGAGGGWDMTARGTGDALVKSDIVDKVSFQNLSGGGGGKAIAHLIETAKRQEDTLMVNSTPIVVRSLTGIFPQSFRDLTPVAATIADYGAIVTSVDSKYNTWQEVVEDFKENPRKVKIAGGSARGSMDHLVVAAAFKGEGFDAKAVRYIAYDAGGKAMAALLSGETPLLSTGLGEVLEMSRSGQVKILAVTAPKRLPAAPEIPTLVETGNNTVFANWRGFFAAPDTPQAKIDEYNNALSKMYTTKEWATVRNRNGWIDNYKPDQDFYKFLEEQEETMGALMRELGFLK, encoded by the coding sequence ATGATTAAGGTACTGAAACCCACATTAGCGGCTGCGGTAATTGCTGCTAGCTTTTCTTTCAGCGCATTTGCCGCTGACATGGAAAAGATTCACTTTTTAATCCCCGGCGGCGCTGGTGGCGGTTGGGATATGACCGCTCGTGGTACTGGTGATGCGTTAGTTAAATCTGACATTGTCGACAAAGTTTCATTCCAAAACCTTTCTGGTGGCGGCGGTGGTAAAGCAATCGCACACCTTATCGAAACAGCAAAGCGCCAAGAAGACACACTCATGGTGAATTCAACGCCCATCGTTGTCCGTTCCCTAACGGGTATTTTCCCCCAATCTTTCCGTGACTTAACGCCAGTTGCAGCGACCATTGCTGATTACGGCGCAATCGTTACATCCGTCGATTCTAAGTACAACACATGGCAAGAAGTCGTAGAGGATTTCAAAGAAAACCCACGTAAAGTAAAAATTGCAGGTGGATCGGCTCGTGGCAGCATGGATCACCTTGTAGTGGCAGCCGCGTTTAAAGGTGAAGGTTTCGACGCCAAAGCCGTGCGCTATATCGCTTACGATGCAGGCGGTAAAGCAATGGCTGCCTTACTTTCTGGTGAAACGCCGCTTCTTTCTACTGGTCTTGGTGAAGTGTTAGAGATGTCTAGAAGTGGTCAAGTAAAAATATTGGCAGTGACCGCACCTAAGCGCCTTCCAGCTGCTCCTGAAATTCCGACACTCGTTGAAACAGGAAATAACACCGTATTCGCTAACTGGCGTGGCTTCTTCGCTGCACCTGATACCCCACAGGCGAAAATTGATGAATACAACAATGCGTTATCTAAGATGTACACCACTAAAGAGTGGGCAACGGTTAGAAACCGCAACGGTTGGATTGACAACTACAAGCCAGACCAAGATTTCTACAAGTTCCTTGAGGAACAAGAAGAAACAATGGGCGCACTAATGCGTGAGCTTGGTTTCCTTAAGTAA
- a CDS encoding propionyl-CoA synthetase: protein MSTYEKEYQFSCNEPEAFWKKQAQNLDWFQFPQTILSKDENGIDRWFADGVLNTCWLALDYHIEQGNGDKTALIYDSPVTGVKRSYTYAQLQKEVAKIAGMLVVQGVGKGDRVVIYMPMIPQAVMAMLACARIGAIHSVVFGGFAPNELAVRIEDAEPKVVMTASCGIEVNKILPYKPIVDQAVMDSRWKPSSVIVFQRPECVAALNQSRDVEWQSAQSSAPIADCVPVKSTDPLYILYTSGTTGKPKGVVRDNGGHAVAMKYSMSCLYNLPQNGVFWAASDVGWVVGHSYIVYAPLIHGCTTVLFEGKPIKTPDPGAFWRICEEYNVNVLFSAPTAFRAIKKEDAEGSHLEKYDLSNLNSIFMAGERLDPPTQEWVETCTRKPVIDHWWQTETGWAIAGNPLGVEALPVKHGSATKPMPGFEVAILDEFGHAKASGQQGYVAIKRPLPPSCLPTIWRNHDRFESGYLSQFPEYYVSGDGGYLDEDGYLFIMGRVDDVINVAGHRLSTGEMEEIVGGHPAVAECAVVGIHDDLKGQTPLGFVVLKDGVSIADDNIEEELVGKVRDEIGAVACFKHALVVDRLPKTRSGKILRRVIRQIADGEQYTVPSTIDDPTSLNELEDVLNRPK, encoded by the coding sequence ATGTCTACCTACGAAAAAGAGTATCAGTTTTCTTGCAATGAACCCGAAGCGTTTTGGAAAAAACAAGCCCAAAACCTAGATTGGTTTCAGTTCCCTCAAACGATTTTAAGCAAAGACGAAAATGGCATAGACCGATGGTTCGCCGACGGAGTTTTGAATACTTGTTGGCTTGCACTGGATTACCACATTGAGCAAGGTAATGGTGACAAAACAGCGTTGATCTATGATTCACCGGTTACTGGAGTAAAGCGCAGTTACACTTACGCTCAGCTGCAAAAAGAAGTGGCTAAAATTGCGGGTATGCTTGTGGTGCAAGGGGTCGGTAAGGGCGATCGAGTCGTTATCTACATGCCCATGATCCCCCAAGCCGTTATGGCGATGTTAGCTTGCGCCAGAATAGGGGCAATTCACTCTGTAGTTTTTGGCGGCTTTGCGCCAAATGAGCTTGCAGTGCGGATTGAGGATGCGGAACCGAAAGTGGTAATGACTGCGTCCTGTGGTATTGAAGTAAACAAAATACTGCCATATAAACCCATCGTCGACCAAGCCGTTATGGATAGCCGCTGGAAACCTTCCTCTGTGATTGTTTTTCAGCGGCCAGAGTGTGTTGCTGCGTTGAACCAGTCGCGCGATGTTGAATGGCAATCCGCGCAAAGCTCAGCGCCTATCGCCGACTGCGTGCCCGTAAAATCGACAGACCCGCTTTATATTCTTTATACATCGGGAACAACTGGAAAACCCAAAGGTGTTGTGCGTGACAACGGTGGGCACGCGGTTGCGATGAAATATTCCATGTCTTGTTTGTATAACCTTCCACAAAATGGTGTGTTTTGGGCGGCATCAGATGTGGGGTGGGTAGTGGGGCATTCTTACATTGTATACGCTCCCTTAATTCATGGTTGTACAACCGTACTTTTTGAAGGCAAACCTATAAAAACTCCCGATCCTGGCGCATTTTGGAGAATCTGCGAAGAATACAATGTGAATGTACTCTTTTCTGCCCCCACGGCATTCCGAGCGATCAAAAAGGAAGACGCAGAAGGTAGTCACTTAGAGAAATATGACCTATCGAATCTAAACAGTATTTTTATGGCAGGGGAAAGATTGGATCCGCCAACTCAAGAGTGGGTGGAAACCTGCACTCGAAAACCTGTGATTGACCATTGGTGGCAAACGGAAACGGGTTGGGCGATTGCGGGAAACCCATTAGGGGTGGAAGCGTTACCAGTTAAACACGGCAGCGCCACAAAGCCCATGCCAGGCTTTGAAGTCGCCATTCTTGATGAGTTTGGTCATGCTAAGGCATCGGGGCAACAAGGTTATGTCGCAATAAAACGCCCACTCCCACCAAGTTGTTTGCCTACAATATGGCGTAATCACGACCGATTTGAGTCAGGTTATTTGTCTCAATTTCCTGAGTACTACGTTTCAGGGGATGGTGGATATTTAGATGAGGATGGTTACTTGTTCATAATGGGTCGAGTGGATGATGTCATTAATGTTGCAGGGCATCGTTTATCAACAGGGGAGATGGAAGAGATTGTTGGTGGTCATCCTGCCGTTGCGGAATGTGCTGTAGTAGGGATACACGATGATCTCAAAGGTCAAACACCGCTTGGCTTTGTGGTTCTTAAGGATGGGGTGTCGATAGCCGACGATAACATTGAAGAAGAGCTGGTTGGTAAAGTAAGGGATGAGATTGGTGCCGTAGCTTGCTTCAAGCACGCCTTAGTTGTAGACCGTTTGCCAAAAACGAGGTCAGGGAAAATCCTTCGACGAGTCATTCGCCAGATTGCAGATGGAGAACAATACACCGTGCCATCGACAATAGACGACCCCACCAGCTTAAATGAATTGGAAGACGTACTTAATCGACCCAAATAA